A stretch of Mya arenaria isolate MELC-2E11 chromosome 14, ASM2691426v1 DNA encodes these proteins:
- the LOC128216497 gene encoding streptavidin-V2-like: MLAETIPFVILLVLCYLTGSDAGSCSITTLCEKPIPSGSNQCGKAGTWQNELTSVMKFTCRDGQIEGKYCSAVGKASYYYPMAGRYLQAEKNTTMLGWTVSWANQEQGNSQSATSWTGLSYGGQNIIHTQWLLMRYSKALWNSTMLNTDTFKKIC; this comes from the exons ATGCTCGCTGAAACG attcCATTTGTTATCCTGCTTGTCCTTTGCTATCTGACTGGAAGCGATGCTGGCTCCTGTTCAATAACAA CCCTATGCGAGAAGCCTATCCCATCTGGAAGCAACCAATGCGGGAAAGCAGGGACCTGGCAAAACGAACTCACGTCGGTCATGAAGTTCACTTGCAGAGatggtcaaattgaaggaaaatacTGTAGCGCAGTAGGTAAGGCAAGCTACTATTACCCGATGGCTGGACGCTACTTGCAAGCTGAAAAGAACACGACCATGCTTGGATGGACCGTCTCGTGGGCGAACCAGGAACAAGGAAACAGCCAGTCGGCTACCTCTTGGACGGGTCTCTCGTACGGCGGCCAGAACATCATCCACACACAGTGGCTCCTCATGAGGTATTCCAAAGCTCTGTGGAACTCCACCATGCTCAATACGGATACATTCAAGAAAATATGCTAA